In Halobacteriovorax marinus SJ, the following proteins share a genomic window:
- the murJ gene encoding murein biosynthesis integral membrane protein MurJ, with amino-acid sequence MGQSNSTKRVLLSSSKMAVATFSSRILGLVREQAIAAVFGASGVTDAFTIAYRIPNMLRDLFAEGAFSSAFVPTFTGVRLKNEKLAKGLLWSMAALLALITGVISLLLIVYAKEVVLLFTNEVFNSDPERLEITIGLVRIMAPFLVLISLAALFMGTLNTLKIFFVPSFAPALFNIAMIGCIFLLPDRLKFWGYHPVYSLGVGVMLGGFIQMIVQLPLLFKKGYGPQGPFKLISKDSKVVLKRVGIGTIGIAATQINVIITTILATSTVVGAVSWLTFAFRLFQFPVGILSVSIAGSNLVHFSEAWKNSEKEKAINYLSTSYFLSFLTIVPAMALLFALAKESIHLVFERGAFDGHDTAMTYQALKYYLVGLPCYGLYKIFAPTFFALDRPKIPVKISIFSIFCNIIFCVYFTPKYGFWILALGTSLSMILNSVLQAVFLRNLLDISWSFFFKLRILKIIVSGIITYVATLQASQFLFRFEDPFFTKALMFCLSGAFGAVCYGLVLFILGEGRELLRVVRRK; translated from the coding sequence ATGGGACAATCAAATTCAACAAAGAGAGTACTCTTATCCTCTAGCAAAATGGCCGTTGCAACTTTCTCAAGTCGTATTCTTGGTTTAGTTAGAGAGCAGGCCATAGCGGCAGTCTTCGGCGCGTCAGGTGTGACAGATGCCTTCACCATTGCTTACCGCATTCCAAATATGCTTAGAGACCTTTTCGCTGAAGGCGCTTTTTCATCTGCATTTGTTCCAACATTTACAGGTGTTCGATTAAAGAATGAGAAATTAGCAAAGGGCCTACTTTGGTCAATGGCGGCTTTATTGGCACTTATTACAGGTGTGATTTCGCTCCTACTAATCGTTTATGCAAAAGAAGTTGTGCTCTTATTTACAAATGAGGTGTTCAACTCTGATCCAGAGAGGCTTGAGATAACAATCGGTCTTGTGAGAATAATGGCCCCTTTCCTTGTGCTCATATCACTGGCCGCACTTTTTATGGGGACGTTGAATACGTTGAAAATTTTCTTCGTTCCTTCGTTTGCTCCCGCTCTTTTTAATATTGCCATGATCGGATGTATTTTCTTATTACCCGATAGATTGAAGTTTTGGGGTTATCACCCTGTCTACTCACTTGGAGTAGGTGTTATGTTGGGTGGTTTCATTCAAATGATTGTTCAGCTACCTCTCTTATTTAAAAAAGGTTACGGTCCTCAAGGTCCATTCAAGTTGATAAGTAAAGATTCAAAAGTTGTTCTAAAAAGAGTTGGAATTGGGACTATTGGTATTGCTGCTACTCAGATTAATGTCATCATCACAACAATCTTAGCAACAAGTACTGTCGTTGGGGCTGTCTCGTGGCTAACTTTTGCATTTAGACTCTTTCAATTTCCTGTAGGGATTCTTAGTGTATCTATTGCTGGCTCAAACCTTGTTCACTTTAGCGAGGCTTGGAAGAATTCTGAAAAAGAGAAGGCCATCAATTATCTATCGACTAGTTACTTTCTTTCTTTTTTGACAATTGTTCCGGCAATGGCGCTTCTCTTTGCACTGGCAAAGGAGAGTATTCACCTGGTTTTTGAAAGAGGAGCATTTGACGGACACGATACGGCCATGACTTATCAAGCTTTGAAGTATTACTTGGTTGGTCTTCCTTGTTATGGACTCTATAAGATTTTTGCGCCGACATTCTTTGCTTTGGACAGACCCAAGATACCTGTGAAGATTTCAATTTTCTCAATCTTTTGCAATATAATCTTCTGTGTCTACTTCACGCCAAAGTATGGATTTTGGATCTTGGCCCTGGGGACAAGTTTATCTATGATTCTAAACTCAGTACTGCAGGCAGTATTCCTTAGAAATTTACTAGATATCTCTTGGAGTTTCTTTTTTAAGCTTAGAATCTTGAAAATAATTGTTTCTGGAATAATTACTTATGTTGCAACGCTGCAAGCTAGTCAGTTTTTATTTCGCTTTGAAGACCCATTTTTCACCAAGGCGTTAATGTTCTGTCTTTCGGGAGCCTTTGGTGCTGTATGTTACGGGCTTGTTCTATTTATTTTAGGTGAGGGAAGGGAACTTCTTAGGGTAGTTAGACGAAAATAA
- a CDS encoding DUF507 family protein, whose translation MRTDFETLKTLASYSINNLKENRIIEFDIDNREALIDAMATEYGVSFATDEDVRDQAIEEVEEKMGDMVPEDITESEMFNHARKEIIKSFNGENIGGLYLVESLHQIATRMANFLLNCDLIDDVFGTDEEIHAFLVKKIRTFSPKKN comes from the coding sequence ATGAGAACTGATTTTGAAACACTCAAAACTTTAGCTAGTTATTCTATTAATAACTTGAAAGAAAATAGAATAATTGAATTTGATATTGATAATAGAGAAGCGTTAATCGATGCAATGGCCACAGAGTATGGTGTGAGTTTTGCTACTGACGAAGACGTAAGAGATCAGGCCATCGAAGAAGTTGAAGAAAAGATGGGTGATATGGTTCCTGAAGATATTACGGAATCTGAAATGTTTAATCACGCTAGAAAAGAAATTATTAAGTCTTTTAACGGTGAGAATATTGGTGGTCTCTACCTTGTAGAGTCTCTTCATCAAATTGCTACGAGAATGGCGAACTTCCTATTAAACTGTGACCTTATCGACGATGTATTTGGAACAGACGAAGAAATTCATGCATTTCTTGTAAAGAAGATCAGAACTTTCTCTCCAAAGAAAAACTAA